TTGTAGACGACCACATGTTGTCAATGCATTCAGTATTAAAGATAATCGTTACATGACGCTAGACCACTAATTAACTCGAGCCCATTTGAACCCGGTTGCTAACCAAAAAAGCAGCTCAAACATTCTCAGATGAATTCAAGTTTAACATtaaacttatttagcccattataacaataaaaagtgactattttgtctatagttattttgatactttccatatttttcacatacaattagtacctttaaaagcacattttgcaacttgctgtcgactgaaaatgacatcacaagggctcaggtaaccaatcacagctcacctgttttctaggtttggtcatgtgacattcacaagctgagctgtgattggttacctgaacccttgtggtcattttcagtcgacagcaagttgcaaaatgtgcttttaaaggtactaattgtacatgaaaaataacgaaaacatcaaatttattataggcaaaatattaatgtttgactgccaaaaatggctaataaGTAAAGTAGCCCTTGAAAGTTCCCCGTGCAGCAATTAAAGACGATTTTACGCTCATAGTTTAAAGCTCCGTCTAAGATAAAGTCAGCCTAAAACGACTTCAAGCGCCAGTACCGGTGCCGGCCCCGAGCCGGAGTCCGCCCAGCAGGTTGCTGGCCAGCTTGTCGCGGTCCCAGACGGTGAGCTCCACGCAGGCCTCGGCGAGGTCCGCCTCCCGGATGCCGTCGTACACCATGGTGTGGTTGAACGCGGGATCCGCCGTCCTCCTCAGCACGCGCGTCTTCTGACGACTCTTGCGACTGGTGTCGGGCAGCACGAAGCTGGAAAAGGGGCGCCGGAACGGATTCATCAAATACGGGATGTGACGACATCAGCGCGAAAAGATGGCGCCGGGCGTACCATTTGACGTAAGGGTCGATGGTGGCTCTGATTAAAGGCAGGCTCTTGCATTCTTTCACCCAAATGTGAATCTCTCCGGTGGTGGGAACTTCCTTAGCTAAATCAATAAAAGGGAGACACTTTTGAAGAATTTCGACAAGGGCATCTTAAAAGCATCACtgtctcaggaaaaaaaaaaaaaaaacattctcattTGCACccagaaacgtataaatacgttttattttaaatgcaagtgtcccaaaagacgtatttatacgtttatatatatatatatatatattattttttttaatgctagagcatacaaaaatctttgatgcagcctctcaactgcaaagaacggttgaagaaatggtagttattatacaaacggccagcaggtggcagcagagcaaaggagatcaatcagggccatgttgaaaacaggcTCAATTAGTCACAATTctaaagatttgtgaataatgatgaaacttagctctattctaatgttaacagatagaaatattctctttctttcctgatgaaagaagagactttaatatttctttcggaaggttccatgtttttatagcaatataacaatattctgtgggcgttgcaaaatcagtccaattcggtaaaacagccgggagtgaaagggatgcttctgtgaaaatggctgccagtgaaggTGTTAACACCACATTGACAAAGCTAGGAAGTGGTTTCActtaagaaaattaaaaataacagaACTATATGGGGACTGAGCAAGAGTGAAAATGTGTTAAAACTTAAAACCATCAAATTGAATAAAATTGGACAGTTGGaaagttgaaaacaaaaacgtattatcgctgtcatttttgttttaaagcttGTTTTGGTCGCAGGAGAAACAAAGCAGATCCCGGGAAAAAAAGTTGGATtagaaagaataaaaacattttcacatttttctatATAACAATGCATTTTTACAGTAAAAACGACCCGCCCTcctttaattaatattattaatatttgtatTGTGCTACCTTGATTACGGATGACCTTCGGCAGAAAACGTACAGCCAGTCTCATCTCTCCTCGCCCACTTGAAGGCGCCAGAGTTGCTCTTGTCTAAAACAGGAGACAAAACGAGCAGGAGTGAGGCCACACATTTCCGTCATTTGCTAGTTTTATTGTCTCAACACAAGATGGAGCATAAGAGGGATTAAAAAATGCTCATTGTAGTGCTTCCCCCCCTTGTAAGCATGTTAACATATTAGGGTTGACATTTTGAGTCAACGTTCAATTCATGAATGGATGTGAAGAAATGGGCCTCTATTCCGAAAGATGAGGCTTTTTGTTTTCCAAGAACAAGCATCCAATCGCCCCCTCAGTGTCTCCAATGCATTGGTGTTTATTGGAAAgacgaaataaacacaaaaacaagcttTGTGACTCAATTTGATTGAGTGTGACCACGTCCTTTAACAACCAGCTAATTAATACAGCACCACTTCTAAAAAGCCCAACACTGTTCTGTTGCTTGATGCTCACTTATAATGTTCCCATAAATAGAAATAATTAAGTCCAAGGGTCAAAcgttaaatgcagcaaaagtggATTTAGCAAATTAAAtcactgtaacattatgcacaATGTGAActttaattccattttttttttttttttttttttttaagtgtaccacTCATGGTCACAACGTACCATGCGTTCAGAATCACGGACACAAAACATAGCCTGTAAAGGTTATATGAAGGCCAGCTTCATTCTGGATTTTCATATTGAGAACTTGGTCAACAACACTGGAGCTTCCGCTGTATTCGATGAGCAGCTCCTGAGGATATATGACCGTGTGTGTACGCGTTACCCTGGCTTTCAGCGGTAAGTCGTTCATGTGGGTGTGGTCAAAGTTCCACTTGGAGAGTTCCACTTCCACCTCGCCCAAGAAAATGTTCTTGCCAAACGTGTCGTGATGCCACACGGAGAGAACCAGCGTCTGCGTCCTCAGATACTCGATACTAATCCGATACTGGAAAACGTGCGGAAACACATACAAGATGACAATCGTAACAGAATGTACTGCATATATATTATCATGCAATATTGTATACGTTAAATGTGGGAAAACGTGTTTCTGTGTGTACACTTACCCTGAGGATCTCATTGAAAGTCGGATTaagtgtctttttctttacagatgttttcttctttccCAGGTGGATTTTGTCAGGGATAAGGTAACTTTTGACATAACTGCGAAAAAGtagatatacattttttttgatttttttttttctgttttaaaatatgttagaTTTAGATTCTCTTTATAAcataatttaaatttattttacatttgtatttttgattAAAACGAGGTATTTCCCTTTGTTTCTGCACTTCATTTAATAGTCcactaataaattaaataatacataaataaaaataagaacttGCGGTACTAGAACCCGGTCATAAAGGAACACATCAATACTAAGCAGTAGTGGCTCTTTTTCTATGAaactttatgttttattttttgtatagtGCTTTACAGGGTTAAAACATGCCATAaaacatattcacacacaaaaaacaaaatacataaattaataataataacaacaataataatagtgcTGGCTAGCAGATAAAATTTTGAAGACGCTAACATATTGCTGAAGAGACAAGACTCGGAAATTGGCGTGCTGGTTATAGTCAATCGCTTCAAACATGATATGAAACTATTTATCCGAAATCTGCCGCGTTCATTTGGAAACCCCCGAAGATTCTATTCAATCTTGTTGCTGATGTAACAATACACATGAGGCACAAATGGATTTAAATATGAATATTGCCCCATGACATTGCACATGAATGCTAAAAGCTGTTTTTTCCTCACTCTAATCTATCAAGACTCCAATTTAATTGGAAATCTGGCCGCAGTTGACAATTTAATTTGATATCCTTTGAAGGGAACAAAGAGCCAACCAAATGTAATTATGTGTGGAATACTCATGATTTATGATCTCATGTTGGCAATTGCACGAAGCCTTCTTGTAAAAATATGTTTGCAAAAGggaccatttaaaaataaataaataaataaataaaaacaagcaaCTTTCCAAATTCCTTAATTTGTGTTTGGTGTCCAGTACTCACGGGTCTGAGCGTCCCCTCTTGGGATCGGCGGCCGCCAAGTCTCGGCACTCAGCCACAAAGATGTGGAACTCCCTGAGCTTTTGCACGTAGTTGATGGAGAAGTGGATGCTCCCTTGCACGTCCACGCTTCCAAAG
This genomic stretch from Festucalex cinctus isolate MCC-2025b chromosome 13, RoL_Fcin_1.0, whole genome shotgun sequence harbors:
- the sytl2b gene encoding synaptotagmin-like protein 2 isoform X8 — encoded protein: MTPPSSRLSDQEHLKKLSKSVPSFLQREFSGSVMTMYNGDFGSVDVQGSIHFSINYVQKLREFHIFVAECRDLAAADPKRGRSDPYVKSYLIPDKIHLGKKKTSVKKKTLNPTFNEILRYRISIEYLRTQTLVLSVWHHDTFGKNIFLGEVEVELSKWNFDHTHMNDLPLKARTRATLAPSSGRGEMRLAVRFLPKVIRNQAKEVPTTGEIHIWVKECKSLPLIRATIDPYVKCFVLPDTSRKSRQKTRVLRRTADPAFNHTMVYDGIREADLAEACVELTVWDRDKLASNLLGGLRLGAGTGKSYGSVVDWMDSTPEEAALWERMMASPNEWAEGVLPLRMMSSAKTAFK